The Lycium barbarum isolate Lr01 chromosome 12, ASM1917538v2, whole genome shotgun sequence genome includes a region encoding these proteins:
- the LOC132623883 gene encoding aspartic proteinase PCS1-like, translating to MDSSKNLLLFILLIFSTFFMQLIPCLSTKQSVILPLRTKKISSMSLPKPPNRVAFHHNVSLTVSLSVGSPPQQVTMVLDTGSELSWLHCKKTPTTPSTFNPLVSSSYSAVPCSSTTCRTKTRDFSVPVSCDPKKLCHATLSYADASSVEGNLAAETFCIDNLNLPGMVFGCMDAGSSSNPDEDSKTTGLIGMNRGALSFVSQTGYPKFSYCISGRDSNGVLLFGEAILSWLRPRKYTPLVQMSTPLPYFDRVAYTVQLEGIKVAGTVLPLPKSVYVPDHTGAGQTMVDSGTQFTFLLGPVYTALKNEFMRQTKGVLRVLNDPNFVFQGAMDLCYLVESTRTTLPTLPTVTLMFPGVEMSVTGEKLLYKLAGVTRGKDQVYCFTIGNSDLLGIEAYVIGHHHQQNFWMEFDLANSRVGLAEVSCELASQKLGLGL from the exons ATGGACTCCTCTAAAAATCTTCTCCTTTTTATTCTCCTTATATTCTCTACCTTTTTCATGCAATTAATTCCTTGTTTATCTACTAAGCAATCAGTGATTCTACCCCTAAGAACCAAGAAAATATCATCTATGTCCCTCCCAAAACCTCCTAATAGAGTTGCTTTCCACCATAATGTTTCCCTTACTGTCTCTCTATCTGTTGGCTCGCCTCCACAGCAAGTTACTATGGTCCTCGATACCGGGAGTGAACTCTCTTGGCTTCATTGCAAGAAGACTCCAACCACACCTTCCACATTCAACCCACTAGTTTCTTCTTCCTACTCTGCTGTCCCTTGTTCTTCCACTACATGCAGAACAAAAACCCGGGATTTCTCTGTACCCGTTTCTTGTGACCCGAAAAAACTCTGCCATGCTACTCTGTCATATGCCGATGCTTCTTCCGTTGAAG GTAATCTCGCTGCGGAGACTTTCTGTATCGACAATTTGAATTTACCCGGGATGGTGTTTGGGTGCATGGACGCAGGTTCAAGTTCAAACCCGGATGAAGACTCCAAGACAACCGGGTTAATAGGAATGAACCGTGGAGCGTTATCTTTCGTTTCACAGACGGGTTACCCGAAATTCTCATATTGCATTTCGGGTCGTGACTCTAACGGCGTTCTGTTATTCGGAGAAGCAATTTTGTCATGGCTTAGACCCCGAAAATACACTCCGTTAGTTCAAATGTCAACTCCGTTACCCTATTTTGACCGCGTCGCGTATACGGTCCAATTGGAAGGAATTAAAGTTGCGGGTACGGTTTTACCCTTGCCCAAATCCGTATATGTACCGGATCATACTGGAGCGGGACAAACCATGGTCGACTCGGGTACCCAATTTACGTTCCTACTTGGCCCGGTTTACACCGCATTAAAAAATGAGTTCATGAGGCAGACCAAAGGTGTGTTGAGGGTCTTGAATGACCCAAATTTCGTATTCCAAGGGGCAATGGACTTGTGTTATCTAGTGGAGTCGACTCGTACGACACTACCAACGTTACCTACCGTAACTTTAATGTTTCCAGGTGTTGAAATGAGTGTCACTGGTGAAAAATTACTTTACAAATTAGCAGGGGTGACACGAGGGAAGGATCAAGTGTATTGTTTTACAATTGGAAATTCAGACTTATTAGGGATAGAGGCATACGTCATTGGACATCATCACCAACAAAATTTCTGGATGGAATTTGATCTGGCTAACTCTAGAGTTGGATTAGCTGAAGTTAGTTGTGAATTAGCAAGTCAAAAATTAGGACTAGGCTTAtag